One genomic window of Halogeometricum sp. S3BR5-2 includes the following:
- the katG gene encoding catalase/peroxidase HPI has translation MPKSNREWWPEQLKLEILDNNADPGNPMDEDFDYAEAFEELDLDEVKSDIEDVLTTSQDWWPADYGHYGPLMIRMAWHSAGTYRVADGRGGANRAGQRMAPLNSWPDNANLDKARRLLWPVKQKYGDSLSWADMIVLTGNVALESMGFETFGFGGGRVDAYQPDEAVDWGPEDEMEKTSPERFDEEGSLKNPLGNSVMGLIYVNPEGPYGEPDLEGSAHNIRETFSHMAMNDEETVALIAGGHTFGKVHGADDPEHLGPEPEAAPMEEQGLGWKSDHESGRGQDTITGGIEGPWNSAPTMWDMGYIDNLLDHEWEPHKGPGGAWQWRPVGDELEESVPDAHDDSKKVDPMMLTTDVALKHDEDYREVLEDFQENPEKFQESFAKAWYKLIHRDMGPPSRLLGPEVPDEEMLWQDPIPDADYDLIDEEDAEELKSEILDSDLTVPQLVRTAWASASTYRDSDKRGGANGARIRLRPQRDWEVNNPEELSTVLDTLEEIRSEFNDSRSDGTQVSLADLIVLGGNAAVEEAAADAGHDVDIPFEPGRTDASQEQTDVESFEALEPMADGFRNYRSEEADQPAEELLVDKADLLNLTAPEMTALVGGMRVLDANYDGSDFGVFTDSPGTLTNDFFANLLGMETEWESVSEDDQLFEAYDRDTGELVRKGTRADLVFGSNSRLRAIAEVYGADGGEERFVDDFADAWHKVMTHDRFDLE, from the coding sequence ATGCCGAAATCCAACCGAGAGTGGTGGCCCGAACAGTTGAAGTTGGAGATCCTGGACAACAACGCGGACCCCGGGAATCCGATGGACGAGGACTTCGACTACGCCGAGGCGTTCGAGGAACTCGACCTCGACGAGGTGAAATCGGACATCGAGGACGTGCTGACCACGTCTCAGGACTGGTGGCCGGCCGACTACGGCCACTACGGCCCGCTGATGATCCGGATGGCCTGGCACAGCGCCGGGACGTACCGGGTCGCCGACGGCCGCGGCGGCGCGAACCGCGCCGGGCAGCGGATGGCGCCCCTCAACAGTTGGCCCGACAACGCGAACCTCGACAAGGCGCGACGCCTGCTCTGGCCGGTCAAGCAGAAGTACGGCGACAGCCTCTCGTGGGCCGACATGATCGTCCTGACCGGGAACGTCGCCCTCGAATCGATGGGGTTCGAGACGTTCGGCTTCGGCGGCGGGCGCGTGGACGCGTACCAACCCGACGAGGCCGTCGACTGGGGCCCCGAGGACGAGATGGAGAAGACTTCCCCCGAGCGCTTCGACGAGGAGGGCAGCCTGAAGAACCCGCTCGGTAACTCCGTCATGGGCCTCATCTACGTGAACCCCGAGGGTCCGTACGGCGAACCCGACCTGGAGGGCTCGGCGCACAACATCCGCGAGACGTTCAGCCACATGGCGATGAACGACGAGGAGACCGTCGCGCTCATCGCCGGCGGGCACACGTTCGGGAAGGTCCACGGCGCCGACGACCCCGAACATCTCGGCCCCGAACCCGAGGCCGCACCGATGGAAGAGCAGGGTCTCGGCTGGAAGAGCGACCACGAGTCCGGCCGCGGACAGGACACCATCACCGGCGGCATCGAGGGTCCGTGGAACAGCGCACCCACCATGTGGGACATGGGCTACATCGACAATCTGCTCGACCACGAGTGGGAACCGCACAAGGGTCCCGGCGGCGCGTGGCAGTGGCGGCCCGTCGGCGACGAACTCGAGGAGTCCGTGCCGGACGCCCACGACGACTCGAAGAAGGTCGACCCGATGATGCTGACCACCGACGTGGCCCTGAAGCACGACGAGGACTACCGCGAGGTCCTCGAGGACTTCCAAGAGAACCCCGAGAAGTTCCAGGAGTCGTTCGCGAAGGCGTGGTACAAGCTCATCCACCGCGACATGGGCCCGCCGTCGCGGCTCCTCGGTCCCGAGGTGCCCGACGAGGAGATGCTGTGGCAGGACCCCATCCCGGACGCCGACTACGACCTCATCGACGAGGAGGACGCCGAGGAGCTCAAATCCGAGATTCTCGACTCCGACCTGACCGTCCCCCAACTCGTCCGGACCGCGTGGGCGTCCGCGTCGACGTACCGCGACAGCGACAAGCGCGGCGGCGCCAACGGCGCCCGCATCCGACTCCGCCCGCAGCGAGACTGGGAGGTCAATAACCCCGAGGAACTCTCGACGGTGCTCGACACGCTCGAAGAGATCCGTTCGGAGTTCAACGACTCGCGGTCCGACGGGACGCAGGTGTCGCTCGCCGACCTCATCGTGCTGGGCGGTAACGCCGCCGTCGAAGAGGCGGCGGCGGACGCCGGCCACGACGTCGACATCCCCTTCGAGCCGGGCCGAACCGACGCCTCGCAGGAGCAGACCGACGTCGAATCCTTCGAGGCCCTCGAACCGATGGCCGACGGCTTCCGCAACTACCGCTCGGAGGAGGCCGACCAGCCCGCGGAGGAACTGCTGGTCGACAAGGCGGACCTGCTCAACCTGACGGCGCCCGAGATGACGGCGCTCGTCGGCGGCATGCGCGTGCTGGACGCGAACTACGACGGCTCCGACTTCGGCGTCTTCACCGACAGCCCGGGGACGCTGACCAACGACTTCTTCGCGAACCTGCTCGGTATGGAGACCGAGTGGGAGTCCGTCTCCGAGGACGACCAGCTCTTCGAGGCGTACGACCGCGACACGGGCGAACTCGTCCGGAAGGGCACGCGCGCGGACCTCGTGTTCGGGTCGAACTCCCGGCTCCGCGCCATCGCCGAGGTGTACGGCGCCGACGGCGGCGAGGAGCGGTTCGTGGACGACTTCGCGGACGCGTGGCACAAGGTCATGACCCACGACCGCTTCGACCTCGAGTAA
- a CDS encoding BMP family lipoprotein, which produces MFDESQDGATERTICRRGFLASGTALAGAAALAGCLGGGDDGGGGGTGETDGGGGNGGGTETTNIAIVSSPAGFDDNAFNDLALEGLQTASEEYDIEINQVEETEQAQYQSTQANLAQSGDYGLIVLVSYNHTEALTQNAADYPDQNWMLINDHVDQPNVAGYTWANHQMSYLAGVLGGTMTTEELTGGGGSTNPDNAQIGFVGGVDGSLINAFERSYVAGAEWVNSDVQVNVGYIGNYTDTSTAADIASSQYDDGADIVYHAAAAAGRGVFEAAQENERLAIGVDADQSTTLPDFQDVIIGSAVKYINEGTREVAVAVAEDDFQSVAGANTLGLEDEAVDCVIGQAYEGQLPDAVQQNLDEAKQAIMNGDITVPCTAAGCN; this is translated from the coding sequence ATGTTCGACGAATCACAGGACGGCGCTACCGAGCGGACGATCTGCCGACGCGGGTTCCTCGCGTCCGGTACGGCGCTCGCCGGCGCGGCAGCGCTCGCCGGGTGTCTCGGCGGCGGAGACGACGGCGGTGGTGGCGGCACCGGTGAGACGGACGGCGGTGGCGGGAATGGCGGCGGCACCGAGACGACGAACATCGCCATCGTCTCCAGCCCCGCCGGTTTCGACGACAACGCGTTCAACGACCTCGCGTTGGAAGGCTTGCAGACCGCGAGCGAGGAGTACGATATCGAGATCAATCAGGTCGAAGAGACCGAGCAGGCGCAGTACCAATCGACGCAGGCCAACCTCGCTCAAAGCGGCGACTACGGCCTCATCGTGCTGGTCTCGTACAACCACACCGAGGCGTTGACGCAGAACGCGGCCGACTACCCCGACCAGAACTGGATGCTCATCAACGACCACGTCGACCAGCCGAACGTCGCCGGCTACACGTGGGCGAACCATCAGATGTCGTACCTCGCGGGCGTCCTCGGCGGGACGATGACGACCGAAGAACTGACCGGCGGCGGCGGTTCCACGAATCCCGACAACGCTCAGATCGGGTTCGTCGGAGGCGTAGACGGCTCGCTCATCAACGCGTTCGAGCGCTCGTACGTGGCCGGAGCGGAGTGGGTCAACTCGGACGTGCAGGTCAACGTCGGCTACATCGGCAACTACACCGACACGAGCACGGCCGCTGACATCGCGAGTTCGCAGTACGACGACGGTGCGGACATCGTCTACCACGCCGCCGCCGCCGCGGGTCGCGGCGTCTTCGAGGCCGCACAGGAGAACGAGCGCCTCGCCATCGGCGTCGACGCCGACCAGTCGACGACGCTCCCCGACTTCCAGGACGTCATCATCGGCTCGGCGGTGAAGTACATCAACGAGGGAACCCGCGAAGTCGCCGTCGCCGTCGCGGAGGACGACTTCCAGAGCGTCGCCGGGGCGAACACGCTCGGACTGGAGGACGAGGCGGTCGACTGCGTCATCGGGCAGGCCTACGAGGGCCAACTTCCCGACGCCGTCCAGCAGAACCTCGACGAGGCGAAGCAGGCGATCATGAACGGCGATATCACCGTCCCCTGTACCGCCGCCGGGTGTAACTGA
- a CDS encoding ABC transporter ATP-binding protein, with protein MPDNAQHPAVRLEGITKRFGDVVANDGVDFALERGTVHALLGENGSGKTTLMSILYGLYEKDAGDIVVDGERREFDSPRDAMDAGVGMIHQHFQLVEPMTVLQNIILGHEPTENGLVDESVARERVTDICRRYEFDVDRHLDTPVRDFDLGSRQRVEIVKSLYRGADILVFDEPTAVLTPQEVDRLADVMAELTDSGRSLVFITHKLDEALTVADEVTVLRDGEAVGTVAAADTTEQELARMMVGRDVLTERRPRERETGPPKLGVEGLSVDGDRGRERVSDVDLTVHEGEILGVAGVQGNGQTELVEAVTGLRSASSGRITFDGDDVTDASRRQRIRAGIAYVPEDRQTEGLVQSYDLVRNALLGNQTVGRFVSRRFIDWAAVRDHAADIVSEYDVQPQNPEARARSLSGGNQQKFIVGREIEHDPAVMVAAHPTRGVDIGSIEFIHDRLVALRETGLAVLLVSSKLEEIRALSDRIAVMYEGEFIDVVDPDDVTDEDLGLLMAGRRLDGERAAEGDAPDSERSEGSDDAVESGGVAS; from the coding sequence ATGCCAGATAACGCACAGCATCCGGCCGTCCGACTCGAGGGTATCACCAAACGCTTCGGCGACGTGGTCGCCAACGACGGCGTCGACTTCGCGCTGGAACGCGGGACGGTTCACGCTCTGCTCGGCGAGAACGGCTCGGGTAAGACGACGCTGATGAGCATCCTCTACGGCCTCTACGAGAAGGACGCGGGCGACATCGTCGTCGACGGCGAGCGACGCGAGTTCGACTCGCCGCGGGACGCGATGGACGCCGGCGTCGGGATGATTCACCAGCACTTCCAACTCGTCGAACCGATGACCGTCCTCCAGAACATCATCTTGGGCCACGAGCCGACCGAGAACGGCCTCGTAGACGAGTCTGTCGCCCGCGAGCGAGTGACTGACATCTGCCGCCGCTACGAGTTCGACGTCGACCGGCACCTCGACACGCCGGTCCGAGACTTCGACCTCGGTTCCCGCCAGCGCGTCGAAATCGTCAAGAGCCTCTATCGAGGTGCCGACATCCTCGTGTTCGACGAGCCGACGGCCGTCCTCACGCCCCAAGAGGTCGACCGCCTCGCGGACGTGATGGCCGAACTCACGGACTCGGGTCGGTCGCTCGTCTTCATCACGCACAAACTCGACGAGGCGTTGACGGTCGCCGACGAGGTGACCGTGCTCCGAGACGGCGAGGCGGTCGGCACCGTCGCCGCCGCCGACACGACCGAGCAGGAACTCGCGCGGATGATGGTCGGCCGCGACGTCCTCACCGAGAGGCGCCCCCGCGAACGCGAGACCGGCCCGCCGAAACTCGGGGTCGAGGGACTGTCCGTGGACGGCGACCGCGGCCGAGAGCGGGTGTCCGACGTCGACCTCACGGTCCACGAGGGCGAAATCCTCGGCGTCGCCGGCGTCCAGGGCAACGGCCAGACCGAACTCGTCGAGGCCGTCACCGGTCTGCGGTCGGCGTCGTCGGGACGTATCACGTTCGACGGCGACGACGTCACCGACGCGAGCCGTCGCCAGCGCATCCGAGCCGGTATCGCCTACGTCCCCGAAGACCGTCAGACGGAGGGGCTGGTCCAATCGTACGACCTCGTCCGAAACGCGTTGCTGGGGAACCAGACCGTCGGTCGGTTCGTCTCCCGGCGGTTCATCGACTGGGCGGCGGTCCGCGACCACGCCGCGGACATCGTCTCCGAGTACGACGTTCAACCGCAGAACCCGGAGGCGCGTGCGCGGTCGCTCTCGGGGGGCAACCAGCAGAAGTTCATCGTCGGTCGCGAAATCGAACACGACCCGGCCGTCATGGTGGCCGCCCACCCGACTCGCGGGGTCGACATCGGCTCCATCGAGTTCATCCACGACCGACTGGTCGCCCTCCGCGAGACGGGCTTGGCCGTCCTGCTCGTCTCCTCGAAACTCGAGGAGATTCGGGCGCTGTCGGACCGAATCGCCGTCATGTACGAGGGCGAGTTCATCGACGTGGTCGACCCCGACGACGTGACCGACGAGGACCTCGGCTTGCTGATGGCGGGTCGTCGCCTCGACGGCGAACGCGCCGCCGAGGGGGACGCCCCCGACTCCGAGCGCTCGGAGGGGTCGGACGACGCGGTCGAGAGCGGGGGCGTCGCGTCGTGA
- a CDS encoding ABC transporter permease — MSDADSSRARALLDRAADRVFDLTVLERLALAAASTALALLIGLVVVAAAGYDPVQFLRFVFVGSFGDASATARTLKFTTILTLTGVAVAIAFRAGVFNIGVQGQFVVGGFTTVVTILWLAPMFPAGTVGGVLLMVFGTLAAVVAAGAYGALPGILKAYADANEIITTIMLNFVAVGVVGYLVEGAFRGEGNRAPNTERLPEYVSLPRIVYDNPDFSILGFAAALLVVALVAVVMARTTVGYDMVTSGFQQAAATFSGVDAERTIVTTMTLSGMVAGVAGAVFAIMIQGYYSDPAGVGTYGFDAIAVSLLAANNPLGVVPASLLFGGLDSAASYISINSDVPVQLIDGIVGLVVLFVAAPELFRMAAERIGLGGADR, encoded by the coding sequence GTGAGCGACGCCGATTCGAGCCGCGCGCGCGCCCTGCTCGACCGGGCGGCCGACCGCGTGTTCGACCTGACGGTCCTCGAACGACTCGCGCTCGCCGCGGCGTCGACGGCGCTGGCGCTCCTCATCGGTCTCGTCGTCGTCGCGGCGGCGGGCTACGACCCGGTGCAGTTCCTCCGATTCGTGTTCGTGGGGTCGTTCGGCGACGCCAGCGCGACGGCGCGGACGCTCAAGTTCACGACGATTCTCACGCTGACGGGGGTCGCCGTCGCCATCGCCTTCCGCGCCGGCGTGTTCAACATCGGGGTGCAGGGTCAGTTCGTCGTCGGCGGATTCACCACCGTCGTCACCATTCTGTGGCTCGCACCGATGTTCCCCGCGGGGACGGTCGGCGGCGTTCTCCTGATGGTCTTCGGGACGCTCGCGGCCGTCGTCGCGGCCGGTGCCTACGGCGCGCTTCCGGGGATACTGAAGGCGTACGCCGACGCCAACGAGATCATCACGACCATCATGCTGAACTTCGTCGCCGTCGGCGTCGTCGGCTACCTCGTCGAGGGGGCCTTTCGCGGCGAGGGCAACCGAGCCCCCAACACCGAACGACTGCCCGAGTACGTCTCGCTCCCGCGAATCGTCTACGACAACCCCGACTTCTCGATTCTCGGGTTCGCGGCGGCGCTTCTCGTCGTCGCCCTCGTCGCCGTCGTCATGGCCCGAACCACCGTCGGCTACGACATGGTGACGAGCGGCTTCCAGCAGGCCGCCGCGACGTTCTCCGGGGTCGACGCCGAGCGAACCATCGTCACGACGATGACGCTCTCGGGGATGGTCGCGGGCGTCGCGGGCGCGGTGTTCGCCATCATGATTCAGGGCTACTACAGCGACCCCGCCGGCGTCGGGACGTACGGCTTCGACGCCATCGCGGTGAGTCTGCTCGCCGCGAACAACCCGCTGGGGGTCGTCCCCGCGAGTCTGCTGTTCGGCGGTCTCGACTCCGCGGCGTCCTACATCAGCATCAACAGCGACGTCCCCGTCCAGTTGATCGACGGTATCGTCGGACTCGTCGTGCTGTTCGTCGCCGCGCCGGAACTGTTCCGGATGGCCGCCGAACGAATCGGTCTCGGAGGTGCGGACCGATGA
- a CDS encoding ABC transporter permease translates to MSGATLRTDERSRLLVGTVLVVAALAVVSTTVFDLPVGAILTVGFVERALQAASPIALAAVGGLYAEKSGVFNIGLEGFMIFGAVAAATFTYLFGGDAPSQTTLWLGILGATFVCGLLSVAFAVLLVRYQANQIVAGLAVWFIGLGFGPFTAVLLWGNRNSPGLTSMSSVTVPGLSEIPILGRVLFDTSPLVWLAGALAVAAWVVLFRTKYGYWVQAAGENPEALDTAGIDVTRIRYAAVIFSGVMAGLGGAVLMAHAGSFTGTGDTMVNGRGWIAIVAYLFGNYNPIGAALAALLFGGLDMLQIQFQTAGIELPNRLVNLFPYVAVIVVLTVWGSTRMPSSVGEHYESEE, encoded by the coding sequence ATGAGCGGTGCGACGCTCCGTACCGACGAACGGTCGCGGCTCCTCGTCGGGACTGTCCTCGTCGTCGCCGCGCTGGCGGTCGTCTCCACGACGGTATTCGACCTGCCCGTCGGGGCTATCCTCACGGTCGGATTCGTCGAGAGAGCGCTGCAAGCGGCCTCACCGATCGCTCTCGCGGCCGTCGGCGGACTCTACGCCGAGAAGAGCGGCGTGTTCAACATCGGACTGGAAGGGTTCATGATATTCGGCGCGGTCGCCGCCGCGACGTTCACTTACCTCTTCGGCGGGGACGCACCGAGCCAGACCACCCTCTGGCTCGGCATCCTCGGAGCGACGTTCGTCTGTGGCCTGCTTTCGGTCGCGTTCGCCGTGTTGCTCGTTCGATATCAGGCCAATCAGATCGTCGCGGGGCTCGCCGTCTGGTTCATCGGTCTCGGGTTCGGCCCGTTCACCGCCGTCCTGCTGTGGGGCAACCGGAACAGTCCCGGGTTGACGAGCATGAGCAGCGTGACCGTCCCGGGACTGTCCGAAATCCCGATTCTCGGCCGCGTCCTGTTCGACACGTCGCCGCTGGTGTGGCTGGCCGGCGCCCTCGCCGTCGCCGCGTGGGTCGTCCTCTTCCGCACGAAGTACGGGTACTGGGTACAGGCCGCGGGCGAGAACCCGGAGGCGCTCGACACGGCCGGCATCGACGTCACCCGCATCCGCTACGCGGCCGTCATCTTCTCCGGCGTGATGGCCGGACTCGGCGGAGCCGTGCTGATGGCGCACGCCGGGTCGTTCACCGGAACCGGCGACACGATGGTCAACGGCCGCGGGTGGATCGCCATCGTGGCCTACCTGTTCGGGAACTACAACCCTATCGGCGCGGCGCTCGCGGCGCTCCTGTTCGGCGGTCTCGACATGCTCCAGATTCAGTTCCAGACGGCGGGCATCGAACTCCCGAACCGACTCGTCAACCTGTTCCCGTACGTGGCCGTCATCGTCGTCCTCACCGTCTGGGGGTCGACGCGAATGCCGTCGTCCGTCGGCGAACACTACGAAAGCGAGGAGTGA
- a CDS encoding helix-turn-helix domain-containing protein translates to MGVTRASATDRFARKLLEVPYFTANDIVRELDVSRGTAYNAIENLEDAGLIEGVTGAEWGQEYKAVEVFDVFE, encoded by the coding sequence ATGGGAGTCACGCGAGCGTCAGCGACGGACAGGTTTGCCCGCAAATTACTCGAAGTTCCGTACTTCACAGCGAACGACATCGTGCGAGAACTCGACGTATCACGCGGGACGGCGTACAACGCCATCGAGAACCTCGAAGATGCTGGCCTCATCGAGGGAGTCACCGGGGCGGAGTGGGGCCAAGAGTACAAGGCAGTGGAAGTGTTCGACGTGTTCGAGTAG